A region of Allocoleopsis franciscana PCC 7113 DNA encodes the following proteins:
- a CDS encoding DUF1232 domain-containing protein, translating into MQTWKRRVRQLKKETYAIYIACKDPRVPWYARVFAGFVVAYALSPIDLIPDVIPILGYVDDLVLVPLGIILVIKMIPPTVLTECREKAEATMNEVKPTSWIAAVVIAVIWLLLGFFAVAWVGRRLPK; encoded by the coding sequence ATGCAAACCTGGAAGCGACGGGTTAGGCAACTAAAAAAAGAAACCTATGCTATCTATATAGCCTGTAAAGACCCTAGAGTACCTTGGTACGCCAGAGTTTTTGCAGGCTTTGTTGTAGCTTATGCTTTAAGCCCAATTGACTTAATTCCAGATGTGATTCCCATCCTAGGTTATGTGGATGACCTGGTATTAGTGCCGTTGGGGATAATTTTGGTGATAAAGATGATTCCTCCAACGGTTTTAACGGAGTGCCGTGAAAAGGCGGAAGCCACCATGAATGAAGTTAAGCCTACAAGCTGGATAGCCGCCGTTGTAATTGCGGTTATCTGGCTGCTTTTGGGATTTTTTGCCGTTGCTTGGGTGGGACGCCGCCTACCAAAATAG
- the metK gene encoding methionine adenosyltransferase has protein sequence MSRRYLFTSESVTEGHPDKICDQISDTILDALLTLDDHSRVAAEVVVNTGLVLITGEITSKAHVNFVDLARKKIAEIGYTDAVNGFSANSCAVLVALDEQSPDIAQGVTTAQESREDLSEDELDAIGAGDQGLMFGFACNETPEMMPLPISLAHRISRRLAEVRKLGQLPYLRPDGKTQVSVIYEDGKPVGIDTILISTQHTATIGDLTSDADVQAKIREDLWSAVVQPIFTDLEIQPDNQTRFLVNPTGKFVIGGPQGDSGLTGRKIIVDTYGGYSRHGGGAFSGKDPTKVDRSAAYACRYMAKNIVAAGLADKCEVQVSYAIGVARPVSIMIETFGTGKIPEEQLLELAKQHFELRPAGIIQAFNLRRLPAERGGRFYQNIAAYGHFGRNDLDLPWEQTDKVELLKEALKQPVSAVLG, from the coding sequence TTGTCACGTCGTTACTTATTTACCTCTGAATCGGTTACTGAAGGTCATCCTGACAAAATCTGCGATCAGATTTCTGATACCATCTTGGATGCTCTACTGACTTTAGACGACCACAGCCGTGTTGCTGCTGAGGTTGTTGTTAATACTGGGTTGGTTCTGATTACGGGTGAAATCACTTCCAAAGCTCACGTTAATTTTGTCGATTTAGCACGTAAGAAAATTGCTGAAATTGGCTACACGGATGCCGTCAATGGTTTCTCGGCGAATAGCTGTGCTGTCTTAGTGGCTTTGGATGAGCAATCCCCTGATATTGCTCAAGGCGTGACAACCGCGCAGGAAAGCCGGGAAGACCTGAGTGAAGATGAATTAGATGCGATCGGCGCAGGCGATCAAGGTCTGATGTTTGGCTTTGCTTGCAACGAAACGCCCGAAATGATGCCCTTGCCCATCAGCCTCGCCCACAGAATCTCTCGCCGTTTGGCAGAGGTGCGGAAATTGGGGCAGTTACCCTATCTCCGCCCGGATGGAAAAACCCAAGTGAGTGTCATCTACGAAGACGGAAAACCCGTTGGAATTGACACGATTTTGATTTCCACCCAACATACCGCTACAATTGGCGATCTTACGAGTGATGCGGATGTTCAAGCCAAGATTAGAGAAGATTTGTGGTCAGCGGTGGTACAACCGATTTTCACCGACCTGGAAATTCAGCCCGATAACCAAACTCGCTTTCTGGTTAATCCCACCGGCAAATTTGTCATTGGTGGCCCTCAGGGCGATTCAGGTCTGACGGGTCGTAAAATCATTGTGGATACCTATGGTGGCTACTCCCGTCATGGTGGCGGTGCGTTCTCCGGCAAAGACCCCACCAAGGTAGACCGCTCTGCGGCTTATGCTTGTCGCTATATGGCGAAAAATATTGTGGCAGCGGGTCTAGCGGACAAATGTGAAGTTCAGGTGAGTTATGCGATCGGGGTAGCTCGACCCGTCAGTATCATGATAGAAACCTTTGGGACTGGCAAAATCCCAGAAGAGCAATTACTGGAACTGGCTAAGCAGCATTTTGAACTCCGTCCGGCTGGGATTATCCAGGCGTTTAATCTGCGTCGCTTACCCGCAGAACGTGGCGGTCGTTTCTATCAAAATATTGCGGCTTACGGTCATTTTGGACGTAATGATTTGGATCTGCCTTGGGAACAAACCGATAAGGTAGAACTGCTGAAAGAAGCGCTCAAACAACCGGTTTCAGCCGTGTTGGGATAA